The segment CGACGATGCCCTCCTCGACGGCGGCCTTGGCGTTGCGCACCGCGTCCTCGATGCGGTGCTTGCGCTCCTTGAGCTCGACCTCGGTGGCCGCGCCGGCCTTGATGACGGCCACGCCGCCGGCCAGCTTGGCGAGGCGCTCCTGGAGCTTCTCGCGGTCGTAGTCCGAGTCGGAGTTCTCGATCTCGGCGCGGATCTGGTTGACCCGGCCGGCGACCTGGTCGCTGTCGCCGCCGCCGTCGACGATGGTGGTCTCGTCCTTGGTGATGACGACCTTGCGGGCGGTGCCCAGCAGGTCGACGCCGGCGTTCTCGAGCTTGAGGCCGACCTCCTCGGAGATCACGGTGCCGCCGGTCAGGATGGCGATGTCGCCGAGCATGGCCTTGCGGCGGTCGCCGAAGCCCGGGGCCTTGACGGCGACGGACTTGAAGGTGCCGCGGATCTTGTTCACGACCAGGGTCGAGAGGGCCTCGCCCTCGACGTCCTCGGCGATGATGACGAGCGGCTTGCCGCTCTGCATGACCTTCTCCAGCAGCGGGAGGAGGTCCTTGACCGAGGAGATCTTGGAGTTGGCGATGAGGATGTACGGGTCCTCGAAGCTCGCCTCCATGCGCTCCAGGTCGGTGGCGAAGTAGGCGGAGATGTAGCCCTTGTCGAAGCGCATGCCCTCGGTGAGCTCGAGCTCCAGGCCGAAGGTGTTGCTCTCCTCGACGGTGATGACGCCTTCCTTGCCGACCTTGTCCATGGCCTCGGCGATGAGCTCGCCGATCTGGGTGTCGGCGGCCGAGATGGAGGCGGTGGAGGCGATCTGCTCCTTGGTCTCCACGTCCTTGGCCTGGGCCAGCAGCTGGTCGGAGACGGCGGCGACGGCCTTCTCGATGCCGCGCTTGAGGGCCATCGGGTTGGCGCCGGCGGCGACGTTGCGCAGACCCTCGCGGACGAGCGCCTGGGCGAGCACGGTGGCGGTGGTGGTGCCGTCACCCGCGACGTCGTCGGTCTTCTTGGCGACCTCCTTGACCAGCTCGGCGCCGATCTTCTCGTACGGGTCCTCGAGCTCGATCTCCTTGGCGATGGAGACACCGTCGTTGGTGATCGTGGGGGCGCCCCACTTCTTCTCCAGGACGACGTTGCGACCCTTGGGGCCGAGCGTGACCTTCACGGCGTCGGCAAGCTGGTTCATGCCACGCTCAAGGCCGCGGCGGGCTTCCTCGTCAAAGGCGATGATCTTGGCCATCAGAAGTGGTCCTCCGGGACACGGTCGACTGCTCGGACCAAGGGGTGCCCGCGACGGACGGCCCAGGAGAGCGGGGGTCCCTTCCCCTACCGCTTCCGGGGCCTCACCGGCCCGGTCCGTTTGTCACTCTCACACGGTGAGTGCTAACGCCAATGATTAGCACTCTGGGGTGGCGAGTGCAAGCCCATCGGGGCCCCGCCGACCGGCCGCCGGGCAACCCGCGGGCCGCCCGGAAAGCCCGCAGGCCCGCCCCGGACGCGTCGCGTCGGGGCGGGCCTGCGGGTTTCGGTGCGTGGCGGTCCGCCGGGGCCGTCAGGCGCCGGCGGCGCGGACCATGTCGGCCTGCGGACCCTTCTGACCCTGCGAGATCTCGAACTCGACCCGCTGGCCCTCTTCCAGGGTGCGGTAGCCGTCCATCTGGATCGCGCTGTAGTGGACGAACACGTCCGCTCCACCGTCGACCGCGATGAAGCCGTAGCCCTTCTCGGCGTTGAACCACTTGACGGTGCCCTGAGCCATTCCGAACTCCCCTTGTGCTGTGCTGGCCCTTCAGAGATCCGCAGGACGCGGACCCGGAGGTCTGGAAGACCGGCCTGGGGACTCCCCCCCGTACGGCGCAGCCTCTGTCGCGGCTGAATGTATCCGGATATGCGCCCTCTGCAACAGGCCCAATTTGCGGGGAACCCCGTCGCCCGGCGGGGGATATTTCGGAACGAAAGGCGCATCCGTCGACAATTGCCACGGGACATAACGGACGCGTTGCCGCAAAACGACGAAACAATTCTGACGGCGGCCTGACAGAACAGGCGGAAAGCTCCCCGGCGGACGTCTCAGCGCGCGGAACGGAAGCGAGGCGGAAGCGGGGGCGGAACGGGTTCTGCACGGGCGGAGCGCGGTGCGGAAAACGAGGATTGAACCGGGCCGTGGAGGGGAACGGACCTGACCGGAACTCTACTCCCCCGATCCCGTCGGAATTCCGGCGGCCCGCCGCACCGGAAAACCGCAGGTAACCGGGCCGCCGGCCCCGGCACGCAGCGGGCCGCCGCCCGGTCCGGAAAAGGGAATTCCGGACCGAACGGCGGCTGCGGGAATGCGGGCGGTTCAGCAGCCGCCGGCCACCGCCGGAATGATCGACACCGAGGCGCCGTCCTTGATCTCGGTCTCCAGGCCCTCGGCGAAGCGCACGTCGTCGTCGTTCACGTACACGTTGACGAAGCGGCGCAGCTTGCCGGTGTCGTCCAGCAGGCGGGCGGCGATGCCGGTGTGGTTCGCCTCCAGGTCCGCGATGACGGCGGACAGGGTCGCGCCCTCGGCGGTCACCTCGGCGGCGCCGCCGGTGTAGGTGCGCAGGATGGTCGGGATGCGGACGGTGGCGCTCATGCGGTGCTCCTCGGGGCGTGGGGGGTGTCCTGCGGCTGGGTGTCAGGCGGTGGCGAGGCCGGCGGCGCGGAAGGACTCCAGCGTCGGGCGGATCACGGCGGTCATGCCGGCGTCGGCGACCGCGTCGAGGGTCTTGAGGCCGTCGCCGGTGTTGATGGCCACGGTCTCCTTGGACGGGTCCAGCAGGCCGGTCTCGACCAGCTTCTTCAGCACGCCGACGGTCACGCCGCCCGCGGTCTCGGCGAAGATCCCCTCGGTGCGGGCGAGCAGCTTGATCGCCTCGACCACCTCGGCGTCGGTGACGTCCTCGACCGCGCCGCCGGTGCGGCGGGCGATGTCCAGCACGTACGGGCCGTCGGCCGGGTTGCCGATCGCCAGCGACTTGGCGATGGTGTCCGGCTTGACCGGCTTGATCACGTCGCGGCCGGCCTTGAAGGCGGCCGAGACCGGGGAGCAGCCCTCGGCCTGGGCGCCGAAGATCTTGTACGGCTTGTCCTCGACCAGGCCGAGCTTGATCAGCTCCTGCAGACCCTTGTCGATCTTGGTGAGCTGGGAGCCGGAGGCGATCGGGATGACGATCTGGTCGGGCAGCCGCCAGCCGAGCTGCTCGCAGATCTCGAACGCCAGGGTCTTGGAGCCCTCGCCGTAGTACGGGCGCAGGTTGACGTTCACGAAGCCCCAGCCCTCGCCGGCCGGGTCGCCGATCAGCTCGGAGCAGAAGCGGTTCACGTCGTCGTAGTTGCCGTCGATGCCGACCAGCTCGCCGCCGTACACGCCGGCCATCACGACCTTGCCCTGCTCCAGGTCGTGCGGGATGAACACGCAGGACTTGAAGCCGGCCCGGGCGGCCGCGGCGCCCACCGCGCCGGCCAGGTTGCCGGTGGAGGAGCAGGACAGCGTGGTGAAGTCGAAGGCCCGGGCGGCCTCGATCGCGCAGGCCACCACCCGGTCCTTGAAGGAGTGGGTCGGGTTGCCCGAGTCGTCCTTGATGTGCAGCTGCGCGGTGAAGCCCAGCTCGCGGCCCAGGTTGTCGGCCTTGACCAGCGGGGTCCAGCCCGGGTTCAGGTTCGGCTTGCCGGCCACGTCGGCCGGGACGGGCAGCAGCGGGGCGTAGCGCCAGATCGACGCCGGGCCGGCCTCGATCCGCTTGCGCAGCTCCTCGGCGTCGTAGCCCGCGTAGTCGTAGGCGATCTCCAGCGGGCCGAAGCACTCCAGGCAGGCGAAGCTCGGGCCGAGCGGGAAGCGCGTCCCGCACTCCCGACAGGACAGCGCGGTCGCGGGACCGAGGTCGACGGCGGTGGGTGCGGCGGTGTCAACAGCCATGGTGGCGAGGCCCTTTCTCCTCATCTTCCCCGGAGCGCGGTCGCGTCCGGGACGGAATTGGCACCTGTCCCGCCGGGCCTGCTGGCCGCGCGGGAGGGTTGCCGGGACTTCAACGGGCCGTTCCCTCAGTCCCTCTGGATGAGCTCTGTGAAGTTGTGGTCGTACGCTGCGAGCGACCCCCGGGTGCGAAGGCACGATCGCAATACGAAGACTGTATCCGAAGGCCCGCGCGGACCCACCCCCGCGTCCGACACCCGAGACGAACCGACACAGGGAGCGAGACTTGCCGGAGCAGCCCGAGCCCGGGGTCCTGCCGGAGGTGGCCGACTGGCTGCGCCGCCGATCGTGGACGGCCGCCGACCGGCCGCTCGACCTGCTGCTGGCCGCCAAACGCGCCGCCGGGGCGGCCGGCACCGTCAGCGTGGTGCTGCCCGCGCTGGACGAGGAGCCCACCGTCGGCGAGATCGTCGCCGCGATCCGCACCGAGCTGGTCGAGCGCGTCCCGCTGGTCGACGAGCTGGTGGTGGTCGACTCCGGCTCGCAGGACGGCACCGCCGCCGCCGCGGCCGCCGCCGGCGCCCGGGTGGTGCACCGCGACGCGATCCTGCCCCGGCTGCCCGCCGAACCCGGCAAGGGCGAGGTGCTGTGGCGCTCGCTGCTCGCCACCAGCGGCGCGATCGTCTGCTTCGTCGACGCCGACCTGCGCGAGTTCGACCCGGCCTTCGTCTCCGGCATCATCGGCCCGCTGCTCACCGACCCGGCCCTGCAGCTGGTCAAGGCCATGTACGACCGGCCCTTCGAGGCCGACGGCGCCGTCGTCCCGGCCGGCGGCGGCCGGGTCACCGAACTGGTCGCCCGCCCGCTGCTCAGCCTGCACTGGCCGCAGCTGGCCGGCTTCGTCCAGCCCCTCGGCGGCGAGTACGCGGCCCGCCGCAGTCTGCTGGAACGACTGCCCTTCCCGACCGGCTACGGCGTCGAACTCGGCCTGCTGGTCGACGCGTTGGAGCTGGCCGGGCTGGACGCGCTGGCCCAGGTCGACGTCGGCGTCCGGCACCACCGGCACCAGGACGGCCAGGCCCTCGGCCGGATGGCCGCCACCATCTACCGCACCGCCCTGGAACGCCTGGACCGCACCCACCGCCTCAAGGCCGACCCCGACCTGGTCCGGCCGCTGCTCACCCAGTACACCCGCACCGCCGCGGGCTTCGCCCCCCGCACCCACCCCGTCCCGGCCACCGAACGCCCCCCGATGGCCACCGTCCCCGAGTACCGCGACCGCTGACCCGGGCGCCCGCCCGGCCCTCCACCGGTCCCCCACTGTTCACCCGGCCCGCGCCGCGCCGAGTGGTTTGGTCCGGTGATCGCACGGCAAGGTTGGCTGTATGGCCGATCACGTGTCCGAACGCCCCCAGCAGTCCGGAGCCGCCCCGATCCTGGTGGCCTCCAACCGCGGCCCGGTGTCCTTCCGCACGGAGGACGACGGCACGCTGACCCTCCGCAGAGGCGGCGGCGGCCTGGTGTCCGGGCTCTCCGCGATCGACGACCCGAACGCGGTCTGGGTCTGCGCCGCCCTCTCCGACGCCGACCGCACTGCCGCCCGGCAGGCCCCCGACGGTCGCCTCGACCTGGCCGGCCACGACGTCGGCGGACAGGCCGTCCGAATGCTGGACATCGATCCGGAGACCTTCGCCCGCGCCTACAACGGCGTCGCCAACTCCACCCTCTGGTTCGTCCACCACCTGCTCTACCAGACGCCCGTGCAGCCCGCCTTCGACGCCGCATTCCGCACCGAGTGGGCCGCCTACCGGGCCTACAACGCCGCCTTCGCCGAAGCCCTCGCCGCCGAGGCCGCCCCCGGCGCCGCCGTCCTGGTGCAGGACTACCACCTCTCGCTGGCCCCCGCCCTGCTCCGCGAACTCCGCCCCGACCTGCGGATCGGCCACTTCTCGCACACCCCCTGGGCCCCGCCGGACTACTACCGGCTGCTGCCCGACGACGTCGCCGCCGCCGTCCTCGAAGGCATCCTCGGCGCCGACCGCGCCGCCTTCCTGACCCGCCGCTGGGCCCTCGCCTTCGCCGACTGCTGCGAGGCCGTCCTCGGCGCGCAGGTCGACCGCTCCGAACTGACCGTCACCCACGGCGGCCGCACCACCCGGCTCGGCGTGCACGGCCTCGGCGCCGACGCCGAGTTCCTGCGCGAACGCGCCCACCGGCCCGACGTCGACGAACGCCTCGCCACCCTGCGCGAGGCCGTCGGCGACCGCCGCACCATCGTCCGGGTCGACCGCACCGAACTCAGCAAGAACATCGTCCGCGGCCTGCTCGCCTACCGGCACCTGCTGCGCACCCGCCCCGAATGGCTCGGCAACGTCGTCCACATCGCCTTCGCCTACCCCTCCCGCACCGACCTCGCCGAGTACCGCGACTACACCGCCGAAGTGCAGCGCCTCGCCGGGGAGATCAACGCCGAGTTCGGCACCGCCGACTGGCAGCCGCTCATCCTGCACGTCAACGACGACTTCCCGCGCTCCCTCGCCGCGTACCGGCTCGCCGACGTCGCCCTGGTCAACCCGATCCGCGACGGCATGAACCTGGTCGCCAAGGAGGTCCCCGTCGTCTCCGACCGCGGCTGCGCCCTCGTCCTGTCCCGCGAGGCCGGCGCGTACGCCGAACTCGCCGACGACGCGATCACCGTCAACCCCTACGACGTCATCGCCACCGCCGACGCCCTCGCCGAGGCCCTCGCCATGCCCCCCGCCGAACGCGCCGACCGCACCAAACGCCTCGCCGCCGCCGCCACCGCCCTCCCGCCCCAGCAGTGGTTCCTGGACCAGCTCCACGCGCTCCAGTAGCCGCGCAGAGCGAAACCGGGGGCGCGGGAGCAACTGCTGCGCGCCAGACCCTGCGCAAGCAGGGGCGCGGGGAACTGCGCGGCCAACCGAGCACGCACAGCCGGATCGCCCCGCGGGACAGTGTGTTGCACTGTCCCGCGACCGCACCGACGTGCGACTCCCTCCCCCAGCCCCAAGGGGGGCTGGGAGGTGCCCCCTTCGCGCAGTCCCCCGCGCCCCCGGCTTCGCGTTCGTCGCCCCTAGCCGCGCAGCAGCTCCGTCAGCCCGTTCAGCAGGTCGACCACCCCCGCCGGCCCGGCGACCAGCAGGTCGGCGCGTTCGGCGAGGGCCGCGACCGGGGGTTCGCCGGTGACGGGGCCGCTGCAGACGAGCAGGCCGGGGTGGCCGGCTTCGCGGCGGCGGCCGATCTCCGCGTAGGCGGCGAGGTCGCCGAGGTCGTCGCCGGCGAAGAGGACCGGGCCCGCGTCCCGTTCGGCGAGGAACTCGTGCAGGGCGGCCCCCTTGTCGACCCCGGGCGGCCGCAGTTCGAGGACCATCCGGCCGGGTTCGACCACCAGTCCGTGCCGCCCGGCGAGTTCGTCGAGCGGGCCGCGCAGCCGTTCCAGCAGCGCGTCCGGTTCGGGGGCGCGCCGGGTGTGGACGGCCAGCGCGCGTTCCTTGTCCTCGACGAAGGTGCCCTCGGGCACGTCCAACCCGGCGAGCAGCGACGGCAGTTCGCCCCGGACGGCGGCCACCCCGGGCGGCGGCGGGGCGGCGGTGACGGCGTTGCTGCGGGCGTCCCAGCGTTCGGCGCCGTAGTGGCCGAGGACGGTGAGGTGTTCGAGGCCGGGGGCGGCGGTGAAGCCGCCGTACGCGGCGGCGGTCGCGGCGGGCCGTCCGGTGACCACGACGACCGCGCCGACCAGCGGGGCCAGCGCGCCGAGTGCGGGGACGACCCCGGGGTGGGCGCGGGCCCGGTCGGGGTCGGCGACGATCGGGGCGAGCGTGCCGTCGAAGTCGAGTCCCACGACGGCGGACTTCGGATCGGCGAGCAGACCCGCCAGTCCGGTCCGACCCGCCTGGGTCGTGATCTGTTCAGCGATTCCCATGCCCCCGACGCTACCGGCCGCCGCCGGTCGCCGGGCGGCTATCGGGCCGGTGGTCACTGCCGGGCTTCGCGCCGCGCCTGCCGGATCCGGCGCAGCCGGTTGACCAGGACCGGGTCGTGGGCGAGTGCCTCGGCCCGGTCGAGCAGGGCGTTGAGCAGCTGGTGGTAGCGGGTGGCGGAGATGCCGAGCTCCTGCCGGATCGCCTGCTCCTTGGCACCGGCGGTCCGCCACCCGCGGGCTTCCAGGGCGAGCACGGCCCGGTCGCGTTCGGTCAGTTCGGCCATGCGTCCAGGCTATGCCCCGCCCCCGTCAGCCCGTCCCCGCCCGCCCCCGTCAGCCCGTCCCCGCCCGCCCCCGTCAGCCCGTCCCCGCCCGCCCCCGTCAGCCCGTCCCCGCCCGGCCCGGCCCGGCCCGGCCCCCGTCAGCCCGCCCGGCGGGCCTTGGCGGCCTCCGCGAGGGCGGTGGACTGCAGGTCGGCGAGCACCTGGTCGCCGCCGCTCTTCACGGCCTTGCCCATCTGCTGCTTGATCATGCTGCTGACCTTGTCCCAGGAGGGGTCGCCGTAGGGGTAGAAGCTGGCGGTGGGCAGGTTCTGCAGGAACTGGGCGAGGTCCTGGTGGGAGGCGTTGGCCGACATGTCGTCGAGGGTGTCCTGGGTGACGGGGAGCATGTTGTACTCCTCGTCGAAGGCCAGGGTGTTCTGCTTGGCGAGGGTGAAGTTCAGGAACTTCTTGATCTCCGCCCGGTGGCCGTTGGCCTTGAAGGCCATCAGCCAGTCGGCGACGCCGAAGGTGACCTCCTTGACCTCCTTGCTCTTGCGCGGGATCGCGGCGGTGCCGTACTGGATGCCGGCCGCTGCGGCGGCCTTGATCAGCGCGGGGTGGCCGTTGAGCATGGCGACCTCGCCCTTGGTGAAGGCGGTGAAGGCGTCCTTGCGGTTGGCCTGGCCGGGGTCGGGGTAGGTCAGGCCGCGGTCGACCAGGTTGGTGCGCAGCCACTTGAAGGTGTCCCGGTTGGGCTGGCTGTCGATGGTGTAGTTGCCGACGCTGTCGGAGAGTTCGCCGCCGCCGCTCATCGTCCAGATCATCGACTCGGCCTGGGCCTCCTCGGGGCCGAGCGGCAGCGCGTACGGGGTGACGCCCGGGACCTTGGACTTGATCAGCTCGGCGTCCTTGCGCAGGTCGTCCCAGGTGGCGGGCGGGGCGGTGATGCCGGCCTTGTCGAAGATCGCCTTGTTGTAGACGAACACCCGGCTGGAGGAGATGAACGGGATGCCGTACTGGCTGCCGAGCACCTGGCCGGCCTTGCTGAACGAGCCCAGCAGGTTGGCCTGGGCCTCCATGGAGAGCACGTCGCCGACGGGGTAGAGGCGGTCGGCGGCGACCTGGTCGGCGAAGCCGCCGGTCTGCACGACGTCGGGGGTCTTCCCCTTGGCGATCAGGTCGGCGACGTGCTTGTCGATGTCGTCCCACGAGACCACGTCGACCTTCACCTTGATGCCGGGGTTGGCGGCCTCGAAGTCCCTGGCGACCTTGTTCCAGTAGATGCTGCTGCTGTTGGAGGCGTCGGTTCCGTAGTCGGCCGCGACCAGGTCGAGCGTCACCCCGCCTCCACCGGACAGGACGCCGCAGCCGGAGAGCAGCAGGCATCCGACGAGGGGGAGAGGGATCAGCGCTGATCGCTTCAAGGGGGACCGCCTTCGGGAGGGTGACAGCCGCGACCCTGGCAGTTCCCGCTCACAGTGGTCCAGACCTGTAGGGGCGGAAGTTATCGAAGTGTCAGTTCCTGTTGCGCCCCGCGCAACGTGGACTGCACAACTGTCCGGTATCCGGACGACCGCGGGTCTTCACCGTGCCGCCGCCCCGCCCCCGTTCCGGCGCGCTCAGGCGGTCAGGACGGTCACCCCGGCGTCGGTGAAGGCGGCGGCCAGCGCGTCCGGCACCTGGCTGTCGGTGACCAGGGTGTCCACCGCCTCCAGGCCGCAGATCCGGGCGAAGGCCCGGTGGCCCAGCTTGGAGGAGTCGGCGGCCACCACCACCCGCCGGGCCCGTTCGGCGAGCAGCCGGTTGATCGCCGCCTCGCCCTCGTGGTGGGCGGTCGCACCGTGCTCGGTGTCGAGCCCGTCCACGCCCAGCACCGCGGTGTCCAGGGCGAGTTCGCCGAGCACCTGGGCGGCCAGCGGGCCGATCAGCTCGTACGACTGGGGGCGGGCGACGCCGCCGGTGACCACGATCTTCACCTGCGGACGGACCGTCAGTTCGTTGGCGATGTTGAGCGCGTTGGTGACCACGGTGAGGCTCTGGCCGCTCTCCGGGTGCTCGGCCAGGTCGGGCCGGACGGCGAGCGCCCGGGCCACCTCGGTGGTGGTGGTGCCGCCGTTGAGGCCGACCACCTCGCCGGGGGCGATCAGGCCGGCCACCAGGGTGCCGATCCGCTGCTTGGCGTCGGCGTTGCGGGCGGTCTTGTAGCGCAGCGGCAGGTCGTAGGAGACGCTGTGCGCCACCGCGCCGCCGCGGGTGCGGGTGAGCATCTGCTGGCGGGCCAGCTGGTCGAGGTCGCGGCGGATGGTCGCGGCCGAGACGTCGAGCTCGCCGGCCGCCTCCTCGACGTCCAGCCGGCCGTGCTCGGCCAGCAGTTCCAGCAGCGCGTTCCACCGCTCGTACCTGGACACCGTCCGCTCCTCCCGCGCCCCGCCCGGCGCGCCCCGCGCCCGGCGGGGACAGCTTCGCACACCCGGGCTCCGCTCCACTCATTGCGCAATCATGCGCGAAACAGCTATAAATCAATCAGCTTTGCGCACTCGGTTCGCCCTCGGGCGGTTCCGGTCCGCATCGCGCCGTCCCCGGGGAAGCCGAAGGAGCCCGCACCCATGCCGCACACCAGCCTGACCGGCGAGGAGATCGCCACCCAGCCCGACGACTGGCGCACCGCCGCCGCCCTGGCGGCGAGCGGCCCGGCCGGCCTGCCGCGGCGCGGCGAGCGGGTGGCCGTGGTGGGCTGCGGCACCTCCTGGTTCATGGCCCAGGCGTACGCCGCGCTGCGCGAGGCCGGCGGCCACGGCGAGACCGACGCCTTCGCCGCCTCCGAGTTCCCGCTCGCCCGCCGCTACGACCGGGTGCTGGCGATCACCCGCTCCGGCACCACCACCGAGGTGCTGCGGCTGCTGGCGGCCACCGACCTGCCGACCACCGCGCTCACCGCCTGCGTGGACCAGCCGGTGGCCGCCGCCGCCGACCACCTGGTCGACCTGGGCTTCGCCGACGAGCGCTCGGTGGTGCAGACCCGCTTCGCCACCACCGTGCTCGCCCTGCTCCGGGCCCACCTGGAGACCGAGGGCGCCCTCCCGGCCGGGGTGCGCACCGTCGCCGCGGCCGCCGCGGACGCCGAGCGGGCGGTGGCCTGGCAGGTGCCGGACGAACTGGTGGCGCTGGAGCAGATCTCCTTCCTCGGCGCGGGCTGGACCAACGGCCTGGCCCAGGAGGCCGGGCTGAAGATGCGCGAGGCGGCGCTGGCCTGGACCGAGGCGTACCCGGCGATGGAGTACCGGCACGGCCCGATCTCGATCACCGCCCCGGGCCGGGCCGCCTGGATGTTCGGCGAGCTGCCCGCGGGCCTGGCCGGCGAGGTCGCCGCGGTCGGCGGCCGGCTGGTGGCCGACTCCGGCGCGGACGGCCTGGACCCGCTGGCCGACCTGGTCCGGGTGCACCGGCTGGCGGTCGCGCTGGCCGCGCACCGCGGCCTGAACCCGGACGAGCCGCGCAACCTGACCCGCTCGATCGTGCTCGGCTGAGCCCCGCCCGCCCGCACGCCCGGTAACGGCTTCGCCACCCAAACCGCCCAGGAGGCTGCAAAGAGCGATAAACCTCACCTCTCAGGACCAGACCAATCGAGCAACTGGACTAGACCTCTTAGACCCGGCCAAGGGAAACTGTCCCCCGTGAAGCACGTCATCGCACTCGATGTAGGCGGCACCGGCATGAAGGCCGCGCTGGTCGCCCAGGACGGCTCCGTGCTGTTCGAAGCACGCCGACCGACCGGGCGGGAGCACGGCCCCGACGCCGTCGTCGCCACCATCCTCGACTTCGCCGCCGACCTGGCGCAGGAGGGCCGCACCCGGTTCGGTGCCGCCCCCCTCGCGGCGGGCGTCGCCGTGCCGGGGACGATCGACGAGAAGAACGGGATCGCGGTCTTCTCCGCCAACCTCGGCTGGCGCGACCTGCCGATGCGCAAGCTGCTCGGCGAGCGCCTCGGCGGCATCCCGGTCGCCCTCGGCCACGACGTCCGCTCCGGCGGCCTCGCCGAGGGCCGGATCGGCGCCGGGCAGGGGGTCTCGCGCTTCCTGTTCATCGCGCTCGGCACCGGCATCGCCGGCGCCATCGGCATCGACGGCTCCATCGAGGCGGGCGCGCACGGCTACGGCGGCGAGATCGGCCACGTG is part of the Kitasatospora cineracea genome and harbors:
- a CDS encoding DeoR/GlpR family DNA-binding transcription regulator, with translation MSRYERWNALLELLAEHGRLDVEEAAGELDVSAATIRRDLDQLARQQMLTRTRGGAVAHSVSYDLPLRYKTARNADAKQRIGTLVAGLIAPGEVVGLNGGTTTTEVARALAVRPDLAEHPESGQSLTVVTNALNIANELTVRPQVKIVVTGGVARPQSYELIGPLAAQVLGELALDTAVLGVDGLDTEHGATAHHEGEAAINRLLAERARRVVVAADSSKLGHRAFARICGLEAVDTLVTDSQVPDALAAAFTDAGVTVLTA
- a CDS encoding SIS domain-containing protein, with the translated sequence MPHTSLTGEEIATQPDDWRTAAALAASGPAGLPRRGERVAVVGCGTSWFMAQAYAALREAGGHGETDAFAASEFPLARRYDRVLAITRSGTTTEVLRLLAATDLPTTALTACVDQPVAAAADHLVDLGFADERSVVQTRFATTVLALLRAHLETEGALPAGVRTVAAAAADAERAVAWQVPDELVALEQISFLGAGWTNGLAQEAGLKMREAALAWTEAYPAMEYRHGPISITAPGRAAWMFGELPAGLAGEVAAVGGRLVADSGADGLDPLADLVRVHRLAVALAAHRGLNPDEPRNLTRSIVLG
- a CDS encoding ROK family protein, with amino-acid sequence MKHVIALDVGGTGMKAALVAQDGSVLFEARRPTGREHGPDAVVATILDFAADLAQEGRTRFGAAPLAAGVAVPGTIDEKNGIAVFSANLGWRDLPMRKLLGERLGGIPVALGHDVRSGGLAEGRIGAGQGVSRFLFIALGTGIAGAIGIDGSIEAGAHGYGGEIGHVVVRPGGPQCGCGACGCLETLASASAVSRAWAEASGDPEADAAACATAVDAGDPRALAVWQDAVDALADGIVLAQSLLDPSTVIVGGGLAEAGDTLFTPLRAAVTERLTFQMPPKVVPAMLKDTAASLGAGLLAWDLLSMEVTA